GACGCCATGAGCCGGGGCGGCATCTACGATCATTTAGGGTATGGCTTTGCGCGGTATTCCACAGATAATAAGTGGCTTGCGCCCCACTTTGAAAAAATGCTTTATGATAATGCCCTTCTATGCTACACGTTTGTAGAAGCTTATCAGGTCACAGGCGATCCGGACCTGGCCAAAATTGCGGAAGAGATTATTACTTATGTCCTGCGGGATATGACAAATGAGGCCGGGGCGTTCTATTCCGCCGAAGACGCCGATTCTGAAGGTGTGGAAGGAAAATTCTATGTTTGGACCAGAGAAGAGGTCATTCAAATTCTCGGACCTAAGTTGGGAGAATTGTTTGCAGACGTATATAATATTTCTCACACCGGCAACTTTGAACATGGGGTTAGCATATTAAACTTGATTGAGCGTGACTTATATGATTATGCAGTTAAACACAAGCTTGACATTAGCGAATTGGAGCGGCAGATGGCACAAGGGAGGGAGAAGCTATATTATGAGCGGGAAAAACGGATACACCCGTTCAAAGATGATAAAATCTTGACGGCATGGAACGGATTAATGGTAGCCGCCTTGGCGAAAGCAGGAAAAGCATTGCAAAAGACAGAATATATTGTTGCGGCTAAGCGGGCGGTAGAGTTCCTCTTTGCGCGACTGGTGCGATCTGATGGGAGGATTCTGGCGCGTTTCCGGGACGGAGAGGCTGCTCATTTGGGCTATGTGGATGATTATGCTTATTTGTTATGGAGTATCGTAGAACTTTATGAAAGCACTTTTGCGCCTCAATATCTGGAAAAAGCGCTGGAACTGTATGCTGAAATCAAAAGACTTTTCTGGGATGACGAACAAGGCGGATTTTTCTTTAACGGGGCTGACGGCGAACCTCTCCTTATCCGGCAGAAAGAAATATATGACGGGGCAATGCCGTCCGGCAACTCGGTTGCAGCATTGGCTCTGCTTAAATTGGGGCGGATAACGGAAAATAATGAGTTTTTCACTATGGCGGAAAAGATGTTTTCCTGCTTCAGCCGGGAAGTAATCTATTATCCCCGGGCCTATACTTATTTCTTGTTAGCCCTTGATTATTACCTGTCTGTGCCTTCACATATCGTAATTGCCGGGGACCCGGAAGACAAGGATGTTCAAGCTATGCTGAACTTTGTCAATAGAATGTATATCCCGAACGCTGTTGTATTGTTCAATAATCCTGCTTTAGCCGAGCAAAACCGAAAATTACTGCCGGCGATAACCGACCAGCCTGCGATTAACGGGAAAGCTACTGCGTATATTTGTGAAAACTTTACCTGTCAAAAGCCCATTACAAATTTTAGTGAGTTAGAAGTGGCATTAAAGGCCTACCTGATGGTTTCGGCTTAGCTTATTTCCTAATTTCATCCAAAAAGAAGGGGAGGAATACACTGTGATTAGTTCTAGAATGCAGAAAGCAATTAACAATCAGATTCAGGCTGAGATGTATTCGGCAAACCTGTATCTTGCGATGTCTGGTTATACCATGGCGCAGAATTTAAAAGGCTTTGCCAATTGGCTGAGAGTACAATACCAGGAAGAAACCATGCACGCGTTGAAACTGGTCGATTATCTCTTGAACCGTGGCGGAGAGTTGGAGCTTAAGCCTATTGACGCTCCTCCCACGGAGTTTGGAAAACCGGCGGAGCTTTTCGAAAAAGTTCTGGCCCATGAACAGGATGTTACTGGTTTGATTAACAAGCTTTATGAAGTTGCCGTAGAGGAGAAAGATATAGCGACTCAGATTTTCCTGCAATGGTATGTC
This window of the Methylomusa anaerophila genome carries:
- a CDS encoding thioredoxin domain-containing protein; amino-acid sequence: MSEKHVNHLANEKSPYLLQHVHNPIDWYPWGEEAFAKAREEDKPVFFSCGYSTCHWCHVMERESFEDEDVAALLNRYYVAIKVDREERPDVDHIYMSVCQAVTGQGGWPLTIVMTPAKVPFFAGTYLPKHAQWGKPGLLEVLSMLKEQWDQNREKIEEIGVKLVQSIRLQRKMRSDSKEQMSLATLEKAFNQLLNDFDPNYGGFGPAPKFPTPHNLMFLLRYWRRTGDKKAIAMVLKTLDAMSRGGIYDHLGYGFARYSTDNKWLAPHFEKMLYDNALLCYTFVEAYQVTGDPDLAKIAEEIITYVLRDMTNEAGAFYSAEDADSEGVEGKFYVWTREEVIQILGPKLGELFADVYNISHTGNFEHGVSILNLIERDLYDYAVKHKLDISELERQMAQGREKLYYEREKRIHPFKDDKILTAWNGLMVAALAKAGKALQKTEYIVAAKRAVEFLFARLVRSDGRILARFRDGEAAHLGYVDDYAYLLWSIVELYESTFAPQYLEKALELYAEIKRLFWDDEQGGFFFNGADGEPLLIRQKEIYDGAMPSGNSVAALALLKLGRITENNEFFTMAEKMFSCFSREVIYYPRAYTYFLLALDYYLSVPSHIVIAGDPEDKDVQAMLNFVNRMYIPNAVVLFNNPALAEQNRKLLPAITDQPAINGKATAYICENFTCQKPITNFSELEVALKAYLMVSA
- a CDS encoding ferritin; this encodes MISSRMQKAINNQIQAEMYSANLYLAMSGYTMAQNLKGFANWLRVQYQEETMHALKLVDYLLNRGGELELKPIDAPPTEFGKPAELFEKVLAHEQDVTGLINKLYEVAVEEKDIATQIFLQWYVTEQVEEEASASEIIEQLRMIGDKNSGIFFLDKELAQRTFQPPAAEPSKN